The DNA segment TCCGGGCCGGCCATGGCGTCGGCGAAGGCGTGCGCCAGCCGGGTGCCCAGGTCGCCCTCGACCTGCGGGACGACGACGCAGCCGGACAGGTCCAGCTCGCCGGGGGCGCCGTCCAGCGCGACCACCCGGCGCTGCACCGGGGTGCCGCGGACGGTGTCCAGGGTGTCGCCGACCGCGGCCGCCGCGATCTGCGCGGCCTGCTCGGGCGTGCACGGCGGGGTCAGCCGGGTCTTGCTCCGGCCCGGCACCGGCGCCTTGGTGATGACCAGCAGCTGGGTCATCGCGCCAGCACCTCGCGCATGTCCCGGATGGTGCGGAGGGTGCCGAGCACCGTGCCGGTCACCTTCGACTTCGTCCCCTCGGCGCGCGGGGCGTAGTCGACGTCCACCTCGACGATCCGCCAGCCGGCGTCGGCGGCGCGGGTGACCATCTCCAGCGGGTAGCCGAAGCGGCGGTCGGTGATGCCGAGGGCGAGCAGCGCCTCCCGGCGGCCGGCGCGCATCGGGCCCAGGTCGTGCAGCGACCGGCCGGTGCGGCGGCGCAGCATCAGCCCGAGCGCGGTGTTGGCCACCCGGGCGTGCACCGGCCAGGCGCTGCGGCGCGTGGGCCGGCGGCGGCCGAGCACCAGGTCGGCCTCCCCGGCGAGCACCGGGCCGGCGACGCGGGGCAGCTGGGCGGGGTCCATCGAGGCGTCGGCGTCGCAGAAGCAGACGACGTCGGCGGTGGCGGCCTCCAGCCCGGCGTGCGCCGCAGCCCCGAACCCGCGCTGCGGGACGGTCACCACGGTGGCGCCGAGGTCGAGCGCGATCTGGGCGGACCCGTCGGTGGAGCCGTTGTCGGCGACGATCGCGCGGTAGCCCGCGGGCAGTCGGGGGAGGACCTGGGGGAGCGCCCCGGCCTCGTCGAGGCAGGGGAAGACGACGTCCGGCACGGACGGACGGTAGCCGTGGTCGGTGGTCATCGCCCGGACTTCGTCGGCAGGGCGGCTGCCGGATGTGTCAGACGGCGGTGAGCCCCTCGCGGGCGGTCAGTGCGCCGGCGCGCCCTTCCCGGCCCCTCGCCGGTGCACCACGGTCATGACCGCCACGATCAGCGCGCCGACGACCAGGCCGAGCAGCGCGCTGGCGAACGTGTTGACCAGCCAGCCGACGACCCCGCCGAGCGCGCCGGTGGCGTCGTGCGCCGCCTCCTCCAGGTGGTGCACGACGTCGTACAGCCCGTGCCAGCCCAGGTCGTCGGTGCCCACCAGCAGGATGTGGCCGCCGACCCACAGCATCGCGGCGGTGCCGATCACGGTGAGCGCGGTGAGCAGCTTCGGCATGCCCTTGACCAGCCCCCGGCCCAGCGTGGCGATGCCGCCGTTGGACCGCTGGGACAGGTGCAGTCCGACGTCGTCCATCTTCACGATCAGGCCGACGACGCCGTAGACCAGCACGGTGATCCCCACCGCCACGATGGCCAGGATGACCGCCCGCGACCAGAAGCCCTGGTCGACCACCTCGTTCAGCGAGATGACCATGATCTCCGCGGACAGGATGAAGTCGGTGCGCACGGCTCCGGTGACGATGGTCTTCTCGTCCGGCAGCGCCTCCTCGACCGCGGCGTGGGTGTCCTCGTGGTGCTTCACCCGGTGCCAGATCTTCTCCGCGCCCTCGTAGCAGAGGTAGGCGCCGCCGAGCATGAGGATCGGCGTCAGCAGCCAGGGCAGGAACTCGCTGAGCAGCAGGATCGCCGGCAGGATGATCAGCAGCTTGTTGCGCAGCGAGCCCAGCGCGATCCGCCGGATGATCGGCAGCTCGCGGTCGGCGTTGAGCCCGTGCACGTACTGCG comes from the Modestobacter italicus genome and includes:
- a CDS encoding glycosyltransferase family 2 protein yields the protein MPDVVFPCLDEAGALPQVLPRLPAGYRAIVADNGSTDGSAQIALDLGATVVTVPQRGFGAAAHAGLEAATADVVCFCDADASMDPAQLPRVAGPVLAGEADLVLGRRRPTRRSAWPVHARVANTALGLMLRRRTGRSLHDLGPMRAGRREALLALGITDRRFGYPLEMVTRAADAGWRIVEVDVDYAPRAEGTKSKVTGTVLGTLRTIRDMREVLAR
- a CDS encoding DUF808 domain-containing protein, with product MAGGLVALLDDVAVLARAAAASIDDIGAAAGRASVKAAGVVVDDTAVTPQYVHGLNADRELPIIRRIALGSLRNKLLIILPAILLLSEFLPWLLTPILMLGGAYLCYEGAEKIWHRVKHHEDTHAAVEEALPDEKTIVTGAVRTDFILSAEIMVISLNEVVDQGFWSRAVILAIVAVGITVLVYGVVGLIVKMDDVGLHLSQRSNGGIATLGRGLVKGMPKLLTALTVIGTAAMLWVGGHILLVGTDDLGWHGLYDVVHHLEEAAHDATGALGGVVGWLVNTFASALLGLVVGALIVAVMTVVHRRGAGKGAPAH